DNA from Candidatus Bathyarchaeota archaeon:
TATATTTCACAGCTAGAAGAGCTTATTGACTTTCTAGAGAAGCAAACTGGCACAAAACTGGATAAAGACAAATTGAAGGAAAAAATAGCACTTTCAGACCGCACAAGTCAACTTTGGGAAGAAATTCAGAATTATCGAAAAACAATTCCTACTCCGATGGGTGCTCGCAATGCGTTCTCTGCAGTTTTCTTCATGCTTAGCATTCCAAGTACCCAGATGGCAGTTGACTTCTATGAGAAGTTGCGCGACGAAGTTAAGAAACGAGCAGAAAACAAATTTGGCATAATAGAAAATGAAAAATACAGACTATTATGGGACAACTTGCCACTTTGGTTTAACCTCAAATTCTTTGAATACCTCAACAGCTTAGGCGCAGTTGTTGTCGCTGAAACATTCTCTCATGTTTGGATGGGAAGGCTAGACTCTTCCAAACCTTTGGAAAGCTTAGCTAAGAAGTATCTGCCAAACTTCGCGAACTGCAGCATAGACAGAAAAATTGACTTGATACAAAATCTCGTGAAAGAGTTCAAGGCTGATGGCGTAATTTTGCCAACCAACTGGGGCTGCAGAATGATGTCTATAGGCGAAACAATAGTGAAGGATACAATCTACGAGAAACTTGTGGTCCCAAGCCTCATACTTGATGTAGATTCTTCAGATTGGAGAAACTACAATGAGGCTCATGTCAAGAGAAACGTTGAGGTTTTCCTTCAAGTGTTGAGTGGGAAGAAATAAAGAGGATAAAGCATACGGCTTCAAAGTTTATTGGCA
Protein-coding regions in this window:
- a CDS encoding 2-hydroxyacyl-CoA dehydratase family protein, with protein sequence MTEAKPERRLQTTRGFYRNYVKKFYEDAHKAKAEGKPVAWVASTFPVEMLLAMDVFPVWPENYASLCAARQVSVKFCEIAEGKGFSKDLCSYARVVIGSLFKKTDNLPEGGMPKPDFLVASTGACDTHFKWFQFVSRQYKVPLFLLDVPYNISGADSEHLEKTHVKFYISQLEELIDFLEKQTGTKLDKDKLKEKIALSDRTSQLWEEIQNYRKTIPTPMGARNAFSAVFFMLSIPSTQMAVDFYEKLRDEVKKRAENKFGIIENEKYRLLWDNLPLWFNLKFFEYLNSLGAVVVAETFSHVWMGRLDSSKPLESLAKKYLPNFANCSIDRKIDLIQNLVKEFKADGVILPTNWGCRMMSIGETIVKDTIYEKLVVPSLILDVDSSDWRNYNEAHVKRNVEVFLQVLSGKK